A genome region from Triticum aestivum cultivar Chinese Spring chromosome 2B, IWGSC CS RefSeq v2.1, whole genome shotgun sequence includes the following:
- the LOC123042628 gene encoding berberine bridge enzyme-like Cyn d 4, translating into MLRGLALAFSVSFFSCYLTSVPSLASSDGHGFLQCLREKIPNELVYTQSSSNFIDVLVSSIKNPKFFINATVRPPLCIVTPRDASHVQAAVVCGRRQGVRLRVRSGGHDYEGLSYRSVWPSEVFAVVDLGANLRAVRVDRLKSTAWVDSGATIGELYYAIAKNDSRVAFPAGECPTVGVGGHFSGGGIGMMTRKHGLAVDKIVDATLVNADGDLLDGAGMGEDLFWAIRGGGGGSFGIVLSWKVQLLRVPPTVTVVNIGRTVDQGAVDILTRWQHVAPSLPSDLTIRVIVKQGQQALFQALYLGSCGALVATMDEQFPELGMTSADCQPMTWLQSAATPFLSFASNGTLEEVLLDRTAWTSAFTKAKSDYVRRAIPRAVWKDIFSRWFPMDGSGQIILEPHGGFMDSVSAAATPYPHRNGVLYVVQYIAYWDQQGDCGAAAKSWIDTLYDFMGQNVSKNPRRAYVNFRDLDIGQNDDDGTFESGKVWGERYFVGNYRRLASVKAAVDPTNYFRNEQSIPPLIETMTTQVI; encoded by the coding sequence ATGCTCAGAGGCTTGGCACTCGCGTTTTCCGTGAGCTTCTTCTCATGCTACCTGACGTCTGTTCCTTCCCTAGCTTCCTCCGATGGCCATGGCTTCCTCCAATGCCTACGGGAGAAGATACCCAACGAGCTGGTGTACACGCAGAGCTCCAGCAACTTCATCGACGTGCTGGTCTCCTCCATCAAGAACCCCAAGTTCTTCATCAACGCCACGGTGAGGCCGCCGCTCTGCATCGTGACTCCTCGCGACGCCTCCCATGTCCAGGCCGCCGTGGTGTGCGGCCGCAGGCAGGGCGTGCGCCTCCGCGTGCGCAGCGGCGGGCACGACTACGAGGGCCTGTCGTACCGCTCGGTGTGGCCGTCCGAGGTGTTCGCGGTGGTCGACCTCGGCGCCAACCTCCGGGCCGTGCGCGTCGACCGGCTCAAGTCCACGGCCTGGGTCGACTCCGGCGCCACTATCGGCGAGCTGTACTACGCCATCGCCAAGAACGATTCCCGGGTCGCGTTCCCGGCCGGCGAGTGCCCGACCGTCGGCGTGGGAGGCCACTTCAGCGGCGGGGGCATCGGAATGATGACGCGCAAGCATGGCCTCGCCGTCGACAAGATCGTCGACGCCACACTGGTCAACGCCGACGGGGACCTCCTAGACGGGGCCGGCATGGGGGAGGATCTCTTCTGGGccatccgaggcggcggcggcgggagcttcGGCATCGTGCTCTCGTGGAAAGTCCAGCTCCTGCGGGTCCCGCCGACGGTGACGGTGGTCAACATCGGAAGGACGGTCGACCAGGGCGCCGTGGACATCCTCACTAGATGGCAGCACGTCGCGCCATCGCTCCCGAGCGACCTCACCATAAGGGTGATCGTAAAGCAGGGGCAGCAGGCTCTCTTCCAGGCACTTTACCTCGGCTCATGCGGCGCGCTGGTGGCGACGATGGACGAGCAGTTCCCGGAGCTCGGCATGACGAGCGCCGACTGCCAGCCGATGACCTGGCTGCAGTCCGCGGCCACGCCCTTCCTCAGCTTCGCCAGCAACGGCACGCTGGAGGAAGTGCTCTTGGACAGGACCGCCTGGACGAGCGCCTTCACCAAGGCCAAGTCCGACTACGTCCGACGCGCCATCCCCAGGGCCGTATGGAAGGACATCTTCTCCCGCTGGTTCCCAATGGACGGCTCGGGGCAGATCATCCTGGAGCCCCACGGCGGGTTCATGGACAGcgtctccgccgccgccacgccatacCCGCACCGGAACGGCGTGCTGTACGTCGTCCAGTACATTGCATACTGGGATCAGCAGGGTGACTGCGGCGCGGCGGCCAAGAGTTGGATCGACACCTTATACGACTTCATGGGGCAGAACGTGAGCAAGAACCCGAGGCGGGCGTACGTGAACTTCCGAGACCTGGACATCGGCCAGAACGACGACGACGGCACCTTCGAGAGCGGCAAGGTCTGGGGCGAGCGGTACTTCGTGGGGAACTACCGGAGGCTCGCATCGGTGAAAGCCGCCGTGGATCCGACCAACTATTTCAGGAACGAGCAGAGCATCCCGCCGCTGATCGAGACGATGACGACGCAAGTGATCTAG